The Vitis vinifera cultivar Pinot Noir 40024 chromosome 3, ASM3070453v1 region agTCATCAGATGAAGAGGAGGAGGACAAAACAAATGACAGAGAGGAAGAGGAACCACAACCAAAATCTTCTAACAAGAAAGTGGTTGTATTGAAGCATAAATATTCTGGCAGAGGTCGACCACCAATTGGTACAAGAAATTATAGTTAAGTTttgtaattcttttattttctcaacagttttccattatttcttttatggGCATAagtatatatattgtatttgtCCATATTTGACCTACAGTCTTCCTTGATTTAGGAGGTTACAAACGAACTGCTGTAAAAAAAACCAGAGTTGCATACATCGGAACCTCTCATAGCAACAGCACGTATAAAAAACCTTCCTGCACCCAGGCTGAGGTAGACAATTCATTTGCCATGGCAAGTATTGTTGAAAGCAAAAATCCTTATTTCACGACAAAATTAAGACCAATGAGGCCAAGTAAATTGGTAAGGCTTGCATCACCTATCTATAATTTTCTCTTCCTGAACTCTTTTATGGTTTTGTGTCCCATCTTTTATAACCTACATAGTCTTTTCTATTATTGAAAAGGCTTTAAATACTTCTTTGGTTGATTGTTCATTTGTTTTGCCTAGGGTCAAAGGTACTATAATCCATGACACTAGTCACCACAACGTCTTCCCACATCTTCTTAGCCTTTCTGTAGAAGCCGAATATGACCTTGAGATATCTTAATGGGTAATTCCCAATAACATTTGATGGCTATCTAGGATGAATATCATTGGGTAAATATCCTAAATAAAACCATACTTGATAAGTGTTTGTGGAGATTTGCTATGAAGGACGGTTTTTTGGAGGAAAGTCATCCGAGAAAGGTTTGATGAGATGGAGCGGGTTCAAAGGACTTAAGAGGTAAAGAATACACATGGTGTTGGGTTGTGGGAAGCCATTAGAGAGGGGTGGGATGAGGTCATTCTTTGAATTGCTATTTTGGTTGGGAATGATAAGCAGCCCAAGCTTTGGTTGAATAGGTGGGTTGGGGAGATTTCCTTGAAAGAAGCATTTCCTTTTCTCAGTAGTCTTGCTACTGCCAAATATGCAAGAGAGGCAGATCACTGACTGATTAAGAGAGGCCATGGTTTGTAATTTGTCCCAtacatgcatgcatacactcatTGAATCCAGGTTTCTTAAGAAATCCAATTGATGGCTTATACTTGATTTCttgttattttgttgattataCAGAGCAGTGACCTGACTTATAGTTGCTAGTTTTTGCCAGTTTGCTAGTTACTCAAAGAAGCTTTCCTTTTCCCCTCTCACAGTATGTTCCAGTAGATGTACTTAAAGACCATAACATTGCATTACCTCCAAGGGTGTTGCTTCGTGACCCTCTCGGGAGATCATGGCCTGGAGATGTTGCTGTCTGGAAGGACGGTCGGACATGGATTAGCGGGTGGAGAGCTTTCTGCAAGTGGAACCATGTGGATGAAAATGACACCTGCATTTGTGAACTAGTACAGGAAAGAGGCCACCAGGGAGATGTCATTGTTGTTCACATTCAACGGGCACAACCTAGGCTTAAGGCGCCCAATTGCAGTTGAGAGTAGAAAGGAGAGAGGAAGTGATTTTAAGGCAACCCTGAATTTCACAATCATTTCCATTCTAGGACTTCCATGAAGTTTACTATTGGTGCTTATTCTGGTTGTTAAGATATATGGTCTATGAGTCTCTGGATTTGGTGTTGAACTATCAATCAAACTCTTCTTTATATACATAATTTACAATCTTCTCACTTATTACCTGCTTGGCCTTCCAAGTTCTGCAAGTTTCCATGGGAGAAGCTACCTGTGCCCACCCAAGAAGGCCAATCTTTTGGCCGTTTGGTCCTTGAATTGATGGAGCAAGGCAGTGAAGTCCCTGTTTCTGTTCATTACTAGTGGAATAtcccatttatttttcttataatcaaATGGGTTTTATATACTTTCAATTGCATTAATGTCTTCTGATAAGAAAATGAGCCGAAAGTTTATATTCAATGTGCTTTAATAAATGTACTGAGGATCTTCCTCTGCATCTCATCAATGCCTGTGATTTAAttctttgtataaaaaaaagtgagaggGAAATgtcattttacaaaaatatcagaCATTGGTGTAAatgggtttaatttttttatgaattatattttgtgtaaaacaaaaattactttagaaaatcattttggtCAATGCTCAACTGAGGGGCTGTTTTTGAGCAGAAGACTCAGCAGGGGgacaaaacatgaaaaatgggACAGTGCTTACTTAAAAACCAAATCATGTTACCCAAACAGTCTCTATAAGAAGGGTCCTTTCCTAGTGTCCTTAGTGAACTAATAAACCCAAAAcactatttgatgaaaaaaaacaaaacgtTTCAAGAAATGGAAGATTACCAGAAAGTGAAAGTTGAGAGACCAGAGAAAACAATATGGGTGTTTCCAAAAAACACAACTcaacattttgaatttttttataacaatgttttaaaaattggatcgAATAGACCAATTCAATCGATTGGACCATCAATCAAGACCTCCCTTGAGTGAACTAACAAACCCAAAATactaattgagaaaaaaaaaacaaaacaaaaacaaatctgTTCCAGAAATGGAAAATTACCCAAAATGAAAGTTGAGAAACAGCGAAAACAATGgatgtgttttcaaaaaacacaaCTCAACATTTTGcatttattttacaacaatgttttaaaaatcaaactgCTTCTGCATCTGACCGATGTTGAACCATCCAAACCAGTAGTCCGATTTTCGAATTGGACAACGGTCTAGTTTCCCCTTTAACCGGTTAAGGTTGTTTATACCAGAATCATTATGGGTCCACCCAGGGAAATGTCGTTATGAAAAAACATCAGACATTGCTGTaaatggatttaatttttttatgaaatattttttgtattaaaaaaagtataaattgatttttttttccaaatttttatgatttaagatatttaacaaatataaatatttaatttataatttttttataataattatataatgataAGTATgacaataatataataattttaaaaattttaaaataataaaataaataaagataaaattaaatattaaaattttcttttcatcttaaataCATCTTCATggttaaatattatacatggtttatttaataaaatttattatattagtatatttatatttatcattacttaatttgacatatcaaatattaaaaaagaaatattattaaagattttaattatatattttaaaatttaataatatataaatcatatatttattacatcattGACGCTATTGCAATTCAACTATTGGTTTAACTAttagtatatttatatttatcattacttaatttgacatatcaaatattaaaaagaaaatattattaaagattttaatcatatattttaaaatttaataatatataaatcatatatttattacatcattAGCGCGATTCAACTATTGGTTTAACTATTAGTATATTTATATCTATCATTACTTAATTTGacatatcaaatattaaaaaggaaatattattaaagattttaattgtatattttaaaatttaataatatataaatcatatatttattacatGCGCTACTGGGATTCAACTACTAGTTTAACTATTGAACCGTGAATCTTTtcaaacacttgaaaatttttatcaaaagaattattttcaaacattagaGAATCATGGTCAAACAAGTTCAAAGCTACCAGCATGTGCAAATGAGAGAGCATGCACCAACACCAAGTCCAACATGGGAGAGAAAAATAGCAAGCTAAGATTGCTAGAAGAAGGAAATTAATGCTATCTTACTGCAtcataaatgtgaaaaataaacaagtaaACTAGGGCATGTATCTGTACTCAGTGTCTCATATATGAGCGAAGGAAAAAGCTAGTTCAGAAAATACCATCTTCCACATCTAATGGTCAAATATGCCTGGACCGGTCTTTTATTCATTTGAAACATATTAATGATATCAACACGAAAAAGGGAAGGGACTATAATGATTCGTCACATATTATCTTTTGCTTGTTCTTAGGACCTTGCAAATTGTTTTCCCGGATATAGAACCAAAGCTTCCAGACAACCTACAAGATacggaaaagaaaaatgagtagTTAAGTTCCATAATTTCCATCCTAACTTGCATGGactaataaccaaaaaaaaaagagagaagaaacttAATTCCCAATCAATCATGCATGTAATCAGTATGTTGCTTGTGATAACAACCTCCAAATGCGTGAGTCATCTAAATATtgcttctttctttctattcttttttccCCCTCTTTTGAGAGGAAAGAGAATACTTCAATCTCCTAGTTCAAAACTGTGCATAGTATCTTTTCAAGAATCAATCATTGGAACAATGCAATCTCAAACACCCAATTATCCATGccataaagaaaattaatgacAATAATTTAGTCGAAGAATAAGAAGGTTCTTTACCACAGCCAAATTCCTAGACGAGTCACTCGATCATGCATGAAATAAAAATGCGATTTCACCAATGGAGTATGCATCTACTCAGTGGAGGAAAACCAACTCCTAATACATGATTCTAAATCCGTGGGAGAAAAAATGGTAATTGAATTCACTTCCTCCTAAAGTCATAAGTCACAACTATTCTGattaactattattttttttctctataggCACAACTACTCTAATTAACCATCTTTTTCCCAAAAGCCTAAAGCAAAGTAAGCTTAACAACAAAGAGGAAGAGATAgataaggaataaaaaacaAGGCTCACCCCCTTTTCTCACTTCTTCGTTAGTTTctgtcttcttcttcctccacctcttcttcttcttcctcctcttcatcCTTTGCATCTTCATCATCTCCTTCTGACTCAGGGCCactattttcttctatttttctcctCTACTTTATGTTTTCTGATTCTCCATCATTCTTAAAGTGTTAGCATAGGCTAAAACACTTATAATTGCATTTTCGGATTATCAGAATAGCATGGGAAAATGCAAGTATCAAAAGGCAGTGCAAATACAAAAGATGAGAAATTAGTCCATTTATGTGGAACCCTGGAAATATAATATCACAACAAATAAACTTCAGAAGGAGAAAAATTGCACTTCAAAATACAGCCACAGCACCAGCACAAAGTTATTCTCTTTTACTGGTAGCCAAAATTTCTTTAACATTAAGTCCCTtctgtttatatatatatatatatatatatatatatatatatatactaggaAACTATAAATATACTAGGAATCTTATAACCCCACATGAACTCCTAAGATTTTAAGATAGATTGGAATAAGGGTTTTTTAAGAGGATGGAGGACACATGGTATGCTTGCCAAGCAACTTGGTAAAGTTTCCTATCAATTGATTCTCCATATCTTATCAACTTACCATCCAGGCCCTTCTTTAGGTTCCTCCTGAACTTCAGAAGGAAATTACTTATTATGAAAAACAGAACAAAGAAGATGAAAGGAAACTATAACAGGAAATTACATTTCATTTGGTTGAAGAGAAACCTTGATCTCAGGCACCCAGTAGATTTTCCAATCCAATTACATATATTTGCTTACATATACAAAAGAGAAGTTCTCTTTTGAGTTTTATATGAGAAAATCCTTTCAAAGGGTGAGGACCAAAAGAGAAGTTCCACCCTATTAGGTGAAACATATTGTGCTATGAAGCCGGTGCTAAGGTTTGAAAATGAAGGTTGGTGACAAAAAGCTCCTTGCAAACAGGTTCAAAGATCTACAGAATGTCAACAGTAGGATAATAGAACCTAAGAATTGTAATGGAACCAAGCTAATGTGTGGACCACGTCTCTCTGTAAGACATTTTGCACATATAGGTCTATGGACTTCCAAGGCAATAGAGGCTACAAACTGCAAGAATGACACTCggttctttttcctttcctacATTTCCAACAGCCACTTACCACATGACTAAACAAAAGATACAGGATTGATTTGTGTGCACTGAAGTATATACAACTTTGAAGGTTGGCCTACCTCATGAACCAGTGTGTCTGCACTCACTTTTTCAACCCAGAGACCAAGAACAGATCCATGTAAAAAGGGTGAAGGACCGTGTTGTGACAAGGTGCATGCTTTACTTAGAGATCCTATGAATTCTCATTGTCACTGTAATCGGCAGCATTTTCATCGGTATCAGACCCACTGCCAAAGCTAATGGTATTTTGGCAGCCAGCTTTGACAAAATCTTTCACATCATCCAGAATATATGGTTCAATCAGTTTCCAGAACCAGGTAGAATTACTTCCCAGCAATCCTATCCAAAACACAGTTCCTTTCCTCTTGACCCGGCAATCCATTGATTGTGCTTTCAATGTTCTGACGACCTTCTCAACACCCTCACGACTTCCCTTTAGCTTTAACAAAATGTCCCCAGATGATGTTCTGTGGCCTCCATACATATACCAGTAAGCAAGAACACGTGGTGACAACCACCGATGGATTAACTTTGGAATCATGGGTCGACCTCTAGGCCAGAACTGGTCCGCATAGAAACCAAAATAAGAATGTGAGATGGTAGAAAATTTGTATGGTACATCATCATTGTCATCACTTAGCTTACTGGAAGAATTTAACCACTCATGGTACTGCTCATGTATATGTCTCCTCAAAACAGAATGTGCACCAGAGTTCTCATTGAACTCAAAATAAATCACATGATTCTTCCTCTCTTCATCCGATTCCATCTGCAAACCACCTAACAGCAAACCAATCAAAATCTCCCGTTGTTCTTTGCTTAGCTTCAGGCTCACAGGTCTCTTAACAACTTTCCTGCTCAAGCTTAGAACATAATCAAGCTTTTCCATCAATGGAGCATCAATAGCATATTTCTTCTGGCACATCAAATCATATATCTTTTCAGCTTTCAAGTAATCTCCACAAGAGAGATATCCACTTAAAATAGTGTTGCATGATTTAGTATTGACACCAATTGCCCCATTACTATACATTTGGTTGAAGATCTCCTCAGCCTTATCAAGGTTGCCAATTTGTACCAAAGAATCCATGTAAATATTGTAAATAGCTCTATTTGGACGACATTTCTCCAGGCACTCGTAGAAGGCTGCCTCCAATTTATCATGCAAGCTTAAATTGAAATACATATTCATTAGATCAATATAGGATGGCATGAGGGGTTTCATCCCACTGTTTATGAACTCTGTCATAAGAGACTCTACAAGTTCAATTTCTTGAGCTTTAGATAACACCTCTATGATTTTATGATATGCCACAACACTGGTGGAGCCCAACTGCTCTTGCATCTCCCTGAATATCTCCAAAGATTTCATAGGCTCCCCTACCTTTGCATAGACTTCCATTCTGTACACAAAACCCTGAGAAGGAATAGCACAATCAGAATGGAGGAGTTTGAGCCAAGTTTTTTCAGCTTCTTCCACGTCTCCTTCCTTCGAGCAAGCTCTCAAGATGGACAAAAGCACATCTCTGCTTTCTTCAATTCCTGCTAATTGCATCTCTTCCCTTAGTGATGCTATCCTTTCTCTATCTATGGTATCCTGATAGCTATGTAGCCAAATTAGGCCACCATAAACATCTTTGTGTATCTCGAATCCAAATGTCACCAAGTTATGGAAAATGAACTCCGCCTGTTTGAGAAAGTATTTTGAAGAGCCTCCTGGTTGGCCAACAAGAGCCCGGAAGAGAGAATTGTGCAAGCTAAGCCGGGGCTGGTAACCTCCCAACTGAATCATACGATTGTAAATGCCACATGCTTCATCCAGGCAGCCTTGTACTGATGCACTAAGATAGGCAATGATTAGAATATGAAATGTAGATTCACATGGCACAAGTCCCTGCTTAATTATGTCATCAAATATCTCCCGACATTTTGAAAACTTCCGCTCCTTCCCCATATAATCTGCTAGCTTAGTAGCAAGagcaaaatcaaattgaaaccAATGTTGTTGCATCATCCATTTGTACAcctaaaatataacaaaaactttttcaatGAGGAAATCTAACACCCCAGAACAACTAGAACAGAAATGAGTTCATTAATTCCAAGACttcaataataaatcaaagaaCAAACAGGGTATCACATAAGAAACCACAAATTTGCAGGAGTGATGCATTTCAAAAAGCTAACTGATTCCCAACTCCCACCCTAACAGGCAACACTACAAATATTAAGAAAACACAGAACAATCAAgctaatatataataaaaagccATTACTTGCGGGACTTGTGCATTAACCATCTCCAAAGTCCCCCACCCCCCACCCTTAAATGCAATAT contains the following coding sequences:
- the LOC104878789 gene encoding B3 domain-containing protein At5g60142 isoform X2 encodes the protein MSSPPRVLPEFFKVYLPEYSSDRLRIPTAFIGHFNGLVPEKAILRDFFGRVWHVEVGQIGKDVCFLNGWQRFLTDNSVEEGDFLVFRYDGNHIFDFKLFGRTACEKKDTDKVSVDIYQKDFSVKEEKDVEEAEREEKKQEEEEDEEEEEEEEEEEEEEEEEEEEDEEEEEEDEEDEEEEEEEEEEEEEEEESSDEEEEDKTNDREEEEPQPKSSNKKVVVLKHKYSGRGRPPIGGYKRTAVKKTRVAYIGTSHSNSTYKKPSCTQAEVDNSFAMASIVESKNPYFTTKLRPMRPSKLYVPVDVLKDHNIALPPRVLLRDPLGRSWPGDVAVWKDGRTWISGWRAFCKWNHVDENDTCICELVQERGHQGDVIVVHIQRAQPRLKAPNCS
- the LOC100258959 gene encoding pentatricopeptide repeat-containing protein At2g15820, chloroplastic, with protein sequence MLIGRAQELSSSTLTITTAFSSSPNPNYTFSLPMRTPVLSSLSLLRSLSPSLHHRFLCSLSLSNYSKSFFFPLPTTNIRHSSLFRRPPLAKPLSSFVEQVVGESERDENEGFSRGGEGESFDFGVAFGSTDLRHLSSPSLEVKELEELPEQWRRSKLAWLCKELPAHKPATLIRILNAQKKWVRQEDATYIAVHCMRIRENETGFRVYKWMMQQHWFQFDFALATKLADYMGKERKFSKCREIFDDIIKQGLVPCESTFHILIIAYLSASVQGCLDEACGIYNRMIQLGGYQPRLSLHNSLFRALVGQPGGSSKYFLKQAEFIFHNLVTFGFEIHKDVYGGLIWLHSYQDTIDRERIASLREEMQLAGIEESRDVLLSILRACSKEGDVEEAEKTWLKLLHSDCAIPSQGFVYRMEVYAKVGEPMKSLEIFREMQEQLGSTSVVAYHKIIEVLSKAQEIELVESLMTEFINSGMKPLMPSYIDLMNMYFNLSLHDKLEAAFYECLEKCRPNRAIYNIYMDSLVQIGNLDKAEEIFNQMYSNGAIGVNTKSCNTILSGYLSCGDYLKAEKIYDLMCQKKYAIDAPLMEKLDYVLSLSRKVVKRPVSLKLSKEQREILIGLLLGGLQMESDEERKNHVIYFEFNENSGAHSVLRRHIHEQYHEWLNSSSKLSDDNDDVPYKFSTISHSYFGFYADQFWPRGRPMIPKLIHRWLSPRVLAYWYMYGGHRTSSGDILLKLKGSREGVEKVVRTLKAQSMDCRVKRKGTVFWIGLLGSNSTWFWKLIEPYILDDVKDFVKAGCQNTISFGSGSDTDENAADYSDNENS
- the LOC104878789 gene encoding B3 domain-containing protein At5g60142 isoform X1, giving the protein MSSPPRVLPEFFKVYLPEYSSDRLRIPTAFIGHFNGLVPEKAILRDFFGRVWHVEVGQIGKDVCFLNGWQRFLTDNSVEEGDFLVFRYDGNHIFDFKLFGRTACEKKDTDKVSVDIYQKDFSVKEEKDVEEAEREEKKQEEEEDEEEEEEEEEEEEEEEEEEEEDEEEEEEDEEDEEEEEEEEEEEEEEEESSDEEEEDKTNDREEEEPQPKSSNKKVVVLKHKYSGRGRPPIGTRNYRGYKRTAVKKTRVAYIGTSHSNSTYKKPSCTQAEVDNSFAMASIVESKNPYFTTKLRPMRPSKLYVPVDVLKDHNIALPPRVLLRDPLGRSWPGDVAVWKDGRTWISGWRAFCKWNHVDENDTCICELVQERGHQGDVIVVHIQRAQPRLKAPNCS